From the Luteolibacter arcticus genome, one window contains:
- the ligA gene encoding NAD-dependent DNA ligase LigA yields MDDLFDPTAPEDRIRELRTELERHNRLYYLDAAPEISDADYDKLFRELEALEAKHPDFADDNSPTRRVGGAPLDSFQQVRHLVPMLSIDDVFEIKAPDEPPADFVAEAELIDFYRRLQKNLGREHVAVTVEPKIDGVAVSLVYRDGKLAYAATRGDGTTGDDITNNVRTIRRLPLVFGGASAAGQDVDLDELLFYHPPHGRSGSSTVARATPEDGPEESLGRKLADDLASDDGADLPERLRREAESILEWGTKAGRLIDPGKLLALVGDWKKLGGQSEHTVFAVESSNRVIKFTLPPNFGAQGAKAYLKNIGASNRLFADDICFHGVLETHKGPAFVISQPFVKGDEPNLDEVAAWFQTHGYRSIGHNRWINDATGTEVADAHTGNLIKTADGELVPIDLQILHEGNTGISPVTSTSPAAIPSLLEVRGEIFMPNEAFAAMNAERDEAGLPTFVNPRNATAGTLKQLDPKMVANRPLAFLAHGLGAYDGPELPTEHDFHALLDAIGIPRNHPVRIAESLDDLLEAVRRIDIERHDLGYGTDGAVVKVLSRAERERLGYTSRAPRWAAAYKFLPEQKETLLKDITVQVGRTGVLTPVAELEPVFVSGTTVSRATLHNEEEIQRKDIRLGDTVVIEKAGEIIPAVVRVVTEKRLPDSKPFSLLDHIGGKCPSCGGPVAKEEGFVAWRCSNFECPAQATSKIKQFSSRKALDIEGVGGTVADALVNRGFCRTPLDLFTLQAEQLANLNLGTDDEPRRFGEKNAAKVVEALQHAKDKPLNRWLYAMGIRQVGESASKELARLHADLVSVASSPILQKVADISRWEAERKIVSPKNKELPPANDEEKQARQQQHDELKARIDEGAKELAPYRLSPDAGAAVAESVTSFFASEAGKHVIEKMEELGIHPASGSYAPKPAEADLSALPLTGKTFVITGTLSMDRDEMKRFLESKGAKVSGSISAKTDYLLSGEGGGSKRDKAEKLGVKVIGEEDLAGMI; encoded by the coding sequence ATGGACGACCTTTTCGACCCGACCGCACCGGAAGACCGCATCCGCGAACTCCGCACCGAACTCGAGCGCCACAACCGGCTCTACTACCTCGATGCCGCTCCGGAGATCTCCGATGCCGACTACGACAAGCTGTTCCGCGAGCTGGAAGCCCTCGAAGCCAAGCATCCCGATTTCGCCGACGACAACTCCCCCACCCGTCGCGTCGGCGGCGCCCCGCTCGATAGCTTCCAGCAGGTCCGCCACCTCGTGCCGATGCTCAGCATCGACGACGTCTTCGAGATCAAGGCACCCGACGAACCACCGGCGGACTTCGTGGCAGAAGCCGAACTGATCGACTTTTACCGCAGGCTCCAGAAGAACCTCGGCCGCGAACACGTCGCTGTGACCGTGGAGCCGAAGATCGACGGCGTGGCCGTGTCACTGGTCTATCGCGACGGCAAGCTCGCCTACGCCGCCACCCGCGGCGACGGCACCACCGGAGATGACATCACGAACAACGTGCGGACGATCCGCAGGCTGCCTCTGGTCTTTGGAGGCGCATCGGCGGCCGGGCAGGACGTTGACTTGGACGAACTCCTCTTTTACCATCCTCCCCATGGACGCAGCGGTTCAAGCACAGTTGCTCGCGCAACGCCTGAAGACGGCCCGGAAGAAAGCCTCGGCCGCAAGCTCGCGGATGACCTCGCGTCAGATGATGGAGCAGATCTTCCGGAACGGCTCCGACGTGAAGCCGAATCCATTCTTGAATGGGGAACTAAGGCTGGAAGGCTCATCGACCCCGGCAAGCTCCTCGCGCTCGTAGGCGACTGGAAGAAGCTGGGTGGTCAGTCCGAACACACCGTCTTCGCCGTCGAATCGTCGAACCGCGTAATCAAGTTCACGCTTCCTCCGAATTTCGGAGCCCAGGGCGCAAAAGCCTACCTGAAGAACATCGGTGCCTCGAACCGGCTCTTCGCCGACGATATTTGCTTCCACGGCGTGTTGGAGACCCACAAGGGTCCCGCGTTCGTCATTTCGCAGCCTTTCGTGAAAGGTGACGAGCCGAACCTGGACGAAGTCGCTGCGTGGTTCCAGACCCATGGCTATCGTTCCATCGGTCACAATCGCTGGATCAACGATGCCACCGGCACGGAGGTCGCCGACGCCCACACGGGCAACCTGATCAAGACGGCAGACGGAGAACTCGTTCCCATCGATCTTCAAATCCTGCACGAAGGCAACACGGGCATTTCCCCGGTGACTTCCACTTCACCCGCTGCCATCCCGTCGCTGCTCGAAGTCCGCGGCGAGATCTTCATGCCGAATGAAGCCTTCGCCGCGATGAATGCGGAGCGTGACGAGGCAGGGTTGCCGACGTTCGTCAATCCACGCAACGCCACTGCCGGCACGCTCAAGCAGCTCGATCCCAAGATGGTGGCGAACCGTCCCCTCGCCTTCCTGGCCCACGGGCTCGGGGCCTACGATGGCCCGGAACTTCCCACCGAGCACGACTTCCATGCCTTGCTCGATGCCATCGGCATCCCACGCAATCACCCGGTGCGGATCGCGGAGTCGCTGGACGATCTGTTAGAGGCTGTCCGCAGGATCGACATCGAGCGCCACGATCTCGGCTACGGCACCGATGGAGCAGTGGTGAAAGTCCTGTCCCGCGCCGAGCGTGAGCGCCTCGGCTACACTTCCCGTGCACCGCGCTGGGCCGCTGCCTACAAGTTCCTCCCGGAACAGAAGGAAACCCTGCTCAAGGACATCACCGTCCAAGTCGGTCGCACCGGCGTGCTCACGCCCGTGGCCGAACTGGAGCCGGTCTTCGTTTCCGGCACCACCGTTTCCCGCGCCACCCTGCACAATGAGGAGGAGATCCAGCGCAAGGACATCCGCCTCGGCGACACCGTGGTCATCGAGAAAGCCGGCGAGATCATTCCAGCCGTGGTTCGGGTAGTCACTGAAAAGCGCTTGCCTGACTCCAAGCCCTTCTCGCTGCTCGATCACATCGGCGGCAAGTGCCCGTCCTGCGGCGGCCCGGTGGCGAAGGAAGAGGGCTTCGTCGCATGGCGCTGCTCGAACTTCGAATGTCCGGCCCAGGCGACGTCGAAGATCAAGCAGTTCTCCTCCCGCAAGGCGCTCGATATCGAGGGAGTCGGCGGTACCGTGGCGGACGCCCTAGTCAATCGAGGCTTCTGCCGCACCCCCCTCGACCTGTTCACCCTGCAAGCGGAGCAGCTCGCCAACCTCAACCTCGGCACGGACGACGAGCCACGGCGCTTCGGCGAGAAGAACGCAGCCAAGGTCGTCGAAGCGCTGCAGCACGCGAAGGACAAACCGCTCAATCGCTGGCTCTACGCCATGGGCATCCGCCAGGTCGGGGAGTCCGCCTCGAAGGAACTTGCCCGTTTGCACGCAGACCTCGTGTCGGTGGCTTCCAGTCCGATCCTGCAAAAGGTCGCCGACATCTCGCGATGGGAAGCGGAACGGAAGATCGTGTCGCCGAAGAACAAGGAACTCCCGCCGGCAAACGATGAAGAGAAGCAGGCACGCCAGCAGCAACACGACGAGCTCAAGGCGAGGATCGATGAAGGAGCCAAGGAACTTGCCCCCTATCGTCTCTCCCCGGACGCCGGTGCCGCGGTCGCGGAAAGCGTGACCTCGTTCTTCGCGTCGGAAGCCGGCAAGCACGTGATCGAGAAGATGGAGGAACTCGGCATTCACCCAGCATCCGGCAGTTACGCACCGAAGCCAGCCGAGGCCGATCTCTCAGCCCTGCCGCTGACCGGCAAGACCTTCGTGATCACCGGCACCCTTTCCATGGACCGAGATGAGATGAAGCGTTTCCTCGAATCCAAAGGCGCGAAAGTTTCCGGCTCCATCTCCGCCAAGACCGACTACCTGCTCTCCGGCGAAGGCGGCGGCTCCAAGCGCGACAAGGCCGAGAAACTCGGCGTGAAAGTTATCGGCGAGGAGGATCTGGCAGGGATGATCTGA
- a CDS encoding PTS sugar transporter subunit IIA: MKLANLLTPERIILEMTAGEHWPAIVELIDHLVSCSTLPGEMREEILAALKIREEQVSTGVGYGVAIPHAFSEKLDKVITIFGRSNRGIDFESLDGKPVHFVILFLVPKKDYHLHLQTLAAIAKMFTNAEIRRRLGEAGCHQEILDIFAGKPPKAAGMA; encoded by the coding sequence ATGAAGTTGGCCAACCTGCTTACTCCCGAAAGAATCATCCTTGAGATGACCGCTGGGGAGCATTGGCCCGCCATCGTGGAGCTGATCGACCATCTTGTCTCCTGCTCGACGCTACCGGGTGAGATGCGCGAGGAGATCCTGGCCGCCCTGAAAATTCGCGAGGAGCAGGTCAGTACCGGTGTCGGCTACGGCGTCGCCATCCCGCACGCGTTTTCCGAGAAGCTCGACAAGGTGATCACCATCTTCGGGCGTTCGAACAGAGGCATCGATTTCGAGTCGCTGGACGGCAAGCCGGTCCACTTCGTGATCCTCTTTCTGGTGCCGAAGAAGGACTACCACCTGCACCTGCAGACCTTGGCGGCGATCGCGAAGATGTTCACGAATGCCGAGATCCGACGACGACTCGGCGAGGCCGGCTGCCATCAGGAGATCCTCGACATCTTCGCCGGCAAGCCGCCCAAGGCCGCTGGCATGGCGTGA
- the argS gene encoding arginine--tRNA ligase translates to MTLIQDLESRLSAALQQVLGETVDAPVVAATDLRFGDYQSNAAMALAKQRKANPRALAQQVIDALDLGDLGSADIAGPGFINFKISPATFATRAQAQLADARLGVPDIGAGRTVVVDFSAPNVAKPMHVGHIRSTIIGDSLARISRFLGFKVITDNHIGDWGTQFGMILHGWKTLLNEDALAVDPIAELLRIYRDVNATKEQPGVLDTCKAELVKLQAGDSENLAIWQRCIDVSKAGLQKIYDRLDITFDHWLGESYFNDRLASLVDEFLDKGLARVSEGAVCIFSDETKPPEQDPFKVHREEGWTDNPSIIRKADGGFLYATTDLATLEYRVDEWKADEIWYVVGVPQQLHFRQIFEAAHRWRKKGEFRHIAFGSILGEDRKLMRTRSGENVGLIEVLGEAVERAAAAIAEKNPDLTGDEAKEVSEIVGIGAVKFAELSQNRLTDYVFAWDRMLALQGDTAPYLQNSFVRIRAIFRKLDGPFDPSGVALHLTEDAEVHLARLLARFGEVLPQVLDDHRPNLLANYLLELARAFHSFYEACPVLKSEEPVRSSRLALCELTSRVLSTGLGLLGIRCPERM, encoded by the coding sequence ATGACCCTGATCCAGGACCTTGAATCTCGCCTGTCCGCCGCCCTCCAGCAGGTGCTCGGTGAAACCGTCGACGCGCCAGTCGTAGCCGCCACCGACCTGCGTTTCGGCGACTATCAAAGCAATGCCGCCATGGCGCTCGCCAAGCAACGCAAGGCCAACCCGCGCGCGCTGGCCCAGCAGGTGATCGATGCCCTTGATCTCGGCGACCTTGGCAGCGCGGACATCGCCGGTCCTGGCTTCATCAATTTCAAGATCAGCCCGGCGACCTTTGCGACGCGCGCGCAAGCCCAGCTCGCGGATGCGAGGCTCGGTGTGCCGGACATTGGTGCAGGGCGCACGGTGGTCGTCGATTTCTCGGCGCCCAACGTGGCCAAACCGATGCACGTTGGCCACATCCGCTCGACCATCATCGGCGACTCGCTGGCGCGCATTTCCCGTTTCCTCGGGTTCAAGGTGATCACCGACAACCACATCGGCGACTGGGGTACGCAGTTCGGCATGATCCTGCACGGCTGGAAGACCTTGCTCAATGAGGACGCGCTCGCCGTCGATCCGATCGCCGAGCTGCTGCGCATTTACCGCGACGTCAATGCGACCAAGGAACAGCCCGGCGTGCTCGACACCTGCAAGGCCGAGCTGGTGAAGCTCCAGGCCGGTGATTCCGAAAACCTCGCCATCTGGCAGCGCTGCATCGATGTCTCGAAGGCAGGCCTTCAGAAGATCTACGACCGGCTCGACATCACCTTCGACCACTGGCTCGGCGAGAGCTACTTCAATGACCGCCTCGCCAGCCTCGTCGATGAGTTCCTGGACAAGGGCCTCGCCCGGGTCAGCGAGGGCGCGGTCTGCATCTTCTCCGATGAGACCAAGCCTCCGGAGCAGGATCCCTTCAAGGTCCACCGCGAGGAAGGCTGGACCGACAATCCCTCGATCATCCGCAAGGCCGACGGTGGCTTCCTCTACGCTACCACCGATCTCGCGACGCTCGAATATCGCGTGGACGAGTGGAAGGCGGACGAGATCTGGTATGTCGTCGGCGTTCCGCAGCAGCTCCACTTCCGCCAGATCTTCGAAGCTGCCCATCGCTGGAGGAAGAAGGGCGAGTTCCGCCATATCGCCTTCGGCTCGATTCTCGGTGAAGACCGCAAGCTGATGCGGACCCGGTCCGGTGAAAACGTCGGCCTCATCGAGGTGCTCGGTGAAGCGGTCGAGCGCGCCGCCGCGGCCATCGCGGAGAAGAACCCGGATCTCACCGGTGACGAGGCGAAGGAGGTTTCAGAGATCGTCGGCATTGGCGCGGTGAAGTTCGCCGAACTCTCGCAGAACCGCCTGACCGACTACGTCTTCGCCTGGGACCGCATGCTTGCCCTGCAAGGCGACACGGCACCGTATCTCCAGAACAGCTTCGTTCGTATCCGCGCCATCTTCCGCAAGCTGGACGGGCCTTTTGATCCGTCCGGTGTCGCCCTACATCTTACCGAGGATGCCGAGGTTCATCTCGCGCGCTTGCTTGCCCGTTTCGGCGAGGTCCTGCCGCAGGTTCTCGACGACCACCGCCCGAACCTGCTCGCGAACTACTTGCTAGAGTTGGCCCGCGCTTTCCATTCGTTCTACGAAGCCTGTCCGGTCCTCAAGTCGGAGGAGCCCGTCCGCTCGAGTCGCCTTGCGCTGTGCGAGCTGACCAGCCGCGTGCTGAGCACCGGCCTCGGCCTGCTAGGCATCCGCTGTCCGGAGCGGATGTAA
- the vapC gene encoding type II toxin-antitoxin system VapC family toxin: MKVVVDTSVWSLAFRRRATVVSKHVDLLTDLIHDGRVVLLGLVRQELLSGIRHGDQFERLRTQLRAFPEIEMETADHEVAAAHFNTCMAAGIQGSTIDFLICAYASRRNYQILSTDPDFGFFAKHIPVALLTF; encoded by the coding sequence ATGAAGGTGGTGGTTGATACGTCAGTGTGGTCGTTGGCCTTCCGGCGGAGGGCAACGGTCGTGTCAAAGCACGTCGATCTCCTCACGGACCTGATTCACGACGGGAGGGTGGTATTGCTCGGACTCGTTCGGCAGGAACTCCTATCCGGAATTCGTCATGGCGATCAGTTCGAGCGTTTGCGCACCCAGTTGCGTGCCTTTCCTGAAATCGAGATGGAGACAGCGGATCACGAAGTCGCCGCCGCGCACTTCAACACCTGCATGGCCGCAGGCATTCAGGGCAGCACGATCGATTTCTTGATCTGCGCGTATGCGTCGCGGCGGAACTACCAAATCCTTTCCACCGATCCAGACTTCGGATTCTTCGCCAAACACATCCCGGTGGCGTTGCTGACGTTTTGA
- a CDS encoding type II toxin-antitoxin system VapB family antitoxin, whose amino-acid sequence MATNIQLDEELISEAQKLGNHASKRATVEDALREYVQRRKQMEVIKLFGQIDFEEGHDYKSARKRR is encoded by the coding sequence ATGGCAACCAACATCCAACTGGATGAGGAGCTGATTTCCGAAGCCCAGAAGCTCGGCAATCACGCGTCGAAGCGCGCCACCGTTGAAGACGCCTTGCGCGAATACGTTCAGCGGAGAAAGCAGATGGAGGTCATCAAGCTTTTCGGTCAAATCGACTTTGAAGAAGGCCACGACTACAAGTCGGCCCGAAAGCGCCGATGA
- a CDS encoding putative manganese-dependent inorganic diphosphatase, with amino-acid sequence MEPPRRQLPFYVIGHKNPDTDAICSAIGNAALLRATGEPSAEAARCGEVPARTAWVLEKAGIETPALVTDVRTSAGLICRRDVVQVAPSDTFLVAYRRMLASGVRCVPVVDANGEVEGILRYLDLLELLVPGDGSGLQVRTVNVALSKIATTLQAESVGADMPEGDMEEELILLVGASSQSTVERRLKTAAKEGNVGHFFVICGDRPVVQHYAIENGARALLVTGGNGIEPALRDLARKRGVIILMCSQDTASCSTLIRCSRTVRHVMDSNFATVPAGEPVSRLRKSLAKLEQDLFPVQGVHGEMIGVLSKSDLIDPPRTRLALVDHNEFAQAVTGVEECEIVEVIDHHRLAGDLVSREPIRFLNEPVGSTSTLVARKFRHRYLEPDKGTALCLCAGIIADTLCLTSPTTAELDHEMLGWLSELAGIDPATFKAEFFAVGSLLATGTPDAILNADRKEFDDEGVKVTIAQVEELGLEAFEPRRKELEEALKALAADNGYELAVLVVTDIAEHHSVVLAAGDPRFVANLPYARIDASLYDAPGVVSRKKQIFPAVCQALRRAG; translated from the coding sequence ATGGAACCGCCTCGTCGCCAACTCCCGTTTTACGTCATCGGCCACAAGAATCCCGATACGGACGCCATTTGCTCCGCCATCGGCAACGCGGCCTTGCTGCGTGCGACTGGCGAGCCGAGTGCCGAGGCCGCCCGCTGCGGCGAGGTGCCGGCTCGCACTGCCTGGGTGCTGGAGAAGGCGGGCATCGAGACCCCGGCGTTGGTCACCGATGTCCGCACCTCCGCTGGGTTGATCTGCCGCCGCGACGTCGTCCAAGTGGCACCGAGCGACACCTTCCTGGTCGCCTACCGCCGGATGCTCGCCAGCGGGGTCCGCTGCGTGCCGGTGGTCGATGCCAATGGCGAGGTCGAAGGAATCCTGCGCTATCTCGATTTGCTCGAGCTACTCGTCCCCGGCGATGGCAGCGGCCTGCAAGTCCGCACCGTCAATGTCGCCCTCTCGAAAATCGCGACGACGCTGCAGGCGGAAAGCGTCGGGGCTGATATGCCGGAGGGAGACATGGAGGAGGAACTCATCCTGCTCGTCGGCGCTTCCTCGCAATCCACCGTCGAGCGACGCCTCAAAACGGCTGCCAAGGAAGGCAACGTCGGCCACTTCTTCGTCATCTGCGGCGATCGGCCGGTGGTGCAGCACTACGCGATTGAGAATGGCGCGCGCGCCCTGCTCGTCACCGGTGGCAATGGTATTGAGCCGGCCCTCCGCGATCTCGCCCGCAAGCGCGGCGTCATCATCCTGATGTGCTCGCAGGACACGGCGAGCTGCTCCACGCTGATCCGCTGCTCGCGCACCGTCCGCCACGTGATGGACAGCAACTTTGCTACCGTGCCCGCCGGGGAGCCGGTGTCGCGCCTTCGCAAGAGCCTCGCCAAGCTGGAGCAGGATCTTTTCCCGGTCCAAGGCGTCCATGGTGAAATGATCGGCGTGTTGTCGAAGTCCGACCTCATCGACCCGCCGCGCACCCGGCTGGCACTGGTCGATCACAACGAATTCGCCCAAGCCGTCACCGGCGTCGAGGAATGCGAGATCGTCGAGGTCATCGACCACCACCGCCTGGCCGGCGACCTAGTGTCGCGCGAGCCGATCCGTTTCCTCAACGAACCCGTCGGCTCGACCTCCACGCTGGTCGCCCGCAAGTTCCGCCATCGCTATCTGGAACCCGACAAGGGAACTGCACTGTGCCTTTGCGCCGGGATCATCGCCGACACGCTTTGCCTTACCTCGCCGACCACCGCCGAGCTGGATCATGAGATGCTCGGCTGGTTGAGCGAATTGGCGGGCATCGATCCCGCGACCTTCAAGGCGGAGTTCTTCGCCGTTGGCTCGCTGCTCGCGACCGGCACGCCGGATGCGATCCTCAATGCCGACCGCAAGGAGTTCGACGATGAGGGCGTGAAGGTCACCATTGCCCAGGTCGAGGAACTGGGTCTGGAAGCTTTCGAGCCGCGCCGCAAGGAGCTGGAGGAGGCTTTGAAAGCGCTCGCCGCCGACAATGGTTACGAACTGGCGGTGCTGGTCGTGACCGACATCGCCGAGCACCACAGCGTGGTCCTTGCCGCGGGTGATCCGCGCTTTGTTGCGAACCTGCCTTACGCCCGGATCGATGCGAGTCTGTACGACGCTCCTGGTGTGGTCAGTCGGAAGAAGCAGATTTTTCCGGCGGTTTGTCAGGCGCTGCGGAGGGCGGGGTGA
- a CDS encoding metal ABC transporter substrate-binding protein, with protein MRTTPLLIGLLSLSLRLPLVAAELKVASLHPLIGDLAKQVGGERVEVVDLIGKNSDPHHFEPVAADLQKAGDAKLYLASGMGMESYMESLRGIVGTKAQVVEIGKDLPSIEGECDHEGHDHEGHDHEHEIDPHWWHSIDLFRRAATITADTFAKADPAGAESYAKNAAAYRTKLDELERWTRKEIARIPRDKRHLATAHAAFGYFCKDFGFEPVSVQGMNREQMPDPKKLAALVAELKEHQVGAIFPEKESNPKILEALTKDTGIKLGDALIADGSTAESYEAMMRHNVTAIVKGLGK; from the coding sequence ATGCGCACGACGCCCCTGCTCATTGGACTGCTTTCCTTGTCCCTCCGGCTGCCCCTCGTGGCCGCCGAGCTGAAGGTCGCCAGCCTTCATCCCCTCATTGGCGACCTCGCCAAGCAAGTGGGTGGCGAGCGGGTCGAGGTAGTCGACCTGATTGGCAAGAATAGCGACCCCCATCATTTCGAGCCGGTCGCGGCCGACCTCCAGAAGGCCGGGGACGCGAAGCTCTACCTCGCCTCCGGGATGGGAATGGAAAGCTACATGGAATCGCTGCGCGGCATCGTCGGCACCAAGGCGCAGGTCGTGGAGATTGGCAAGGACCTGCCTTCAATCGAAGGCGAGTGCGACCACGAAGGACACGATCACGAGGGTCATGACCACGAGCATGAAATCGACCCGCACTGGTGGCACTCCATCGACCTCTTCCGCCGCGCAGCTACGATCACCGCGGACACCTTTGCCAAGGCCGACCCGGCCGGCGCCGAGTCCTACGCCAAGAATGCGGCCGCCTACCGCACGAAGCTCGATGAGCTGGAACGCTGGACCCGCAAGGAAATCGCCCGCATTCCACGGGACAAGCGCCATCTCGCCACCGCTCACGCGGCCTTCGGCTACTTCTGCAAGGACTTCGGCTTCGAGCCGGTCTCCGTGCAGGGCATGAATCGCGAGCAGATGCCGGATCCGAAGAAGCTCGCCGCACTGGTGGCGGAACTGAAGGAGCACCAAGTCGGCGCGATTTTCCCGGAGAAGGAGTCGAATCCCAAGATCCTGGAGGCCCTCACCAAGGACACCGGCATCAAGCTCGGCGATGCGCTCATCGCCGACGGCTCCACCGCGGAAAGCTACGAAGCGATGATGCGCCACAACGTGACCGCGATCGTAAAAGGCTTGGGGAAGTAA
- a CDS encoding aminotransferase class I/II-fold pyridoxal phosphate-dependent enzyme, with the protein MDYSQKIARQIAGIPRSGIRDFFELVQGREGVISLGVGEPDFTTPWHIREAAIYALEKGHTSYTSNLGLPALRKSIARYVSDFFHVQYDALTEVLVTVGVSEAIDIALRALINPGDEVIYHEPCYVSYSPSIVMAYGTAVGVHTRKRDGFSLKPEELAKVITPKSRVLMLNFPTNPTGATASREDLEGIAKLCIEHDLFVLTDEIYSELRYDASEEHVSIAALPGMKERTILLHGFSKAFAMTGFRLGYACAPQPITEAMMKIHQYSMLCAPIMSQMAAIEALENGAPEVAKMRDAYHQRRDFLVKRLNQMGLSCHSPGGAFYVFPDIRETGLSSKDFAMRLLEEEGVAAVPGSAFGTSGEGFLRCCYATGFDDLKLAMDKMERFVGRL; encoded by the coding sequence ATGGACTATTCGCAGAAAATCGCCCGTCAGATCGCCGGCATTCCCCGCTCGGGAATCCGCGATTTCTTCGAGCTTGTTCAAGGTCGTGAGGGAGTCATTTCCCTCGGCGTTGGTGAGCCCGACTTTACGACTCCTTGGCATATTCGCGAAGCCGCCATCTACGCCTTGGAGAAGGGCCACACTTCCTACACCTCCAATCTGGGCCTGCCCGCACTGCGCAAGTCCATCGCCCGCTACGTTTCGGATTTCTTCCACGTCCAGTATGATGCCCTGACCGAGGTGCTGGTCACCGTCGGGGTTTCAGAAGCCATCGACATCGCCCTGCGCGCCCTGATCAATCCGGGCGACGAGGTGATCTACCATGAGCCCTGCTACGTCTCGTATTCGCCGAGCATCGTAATGGCGTATGGCACCGCGGTGGGCGTCCACACGCGCAAGCGCGACGGCTTTTCACTCAAGCCCGAGGAGCTGGCCAAAGTCATCACCCCGAAGAGCCGGGTGCTGATGCTGAATTTCCCCACGAATCCGACTGGCGCGACCGCCAGCCGCGAGGATCTGGAAGGCATCGCCAAGCTCTGCATCGAGCACGACCTGTTCGTGCTGACCGATGAGATTTACAGCGAGCTGCGCTACGATGCTTCGGAGGAGCACGTCTCCATCGCCGCGCTGCCGGGGATGAAGGAGCGCACGATCCTGCTCCACGGCTTCTCAAAGGCCTTTGCGATGACCGGCTTCCGCCTCGGCTACGCCTGTGCGCCGCAGCCGATCACGGAAGCGATGATGAAGATCCACCAGTACTCGATGCTCTGCGCGCCGATCATGAGCCAGATGGCCGCGATCGAGGCGCTGGAGAATGGTGCGCCGGAAGTCGCCAAGATGCGCGACGCTTACCACCAGCGCCGCGATTTCCTGGTGAAGCGCCTGAACCAGATGGGCCTCAGCTGTCACTCGCCGGGCGGGGCGTTCTACGTCTTCCCGGACATCCGCGAGACCGGCCTGTCGTCGAAGGACTTCGCGATGCGCCTGCTCGAAGAAGAAGGCGTGGCGGCCGTGCCCGGTAGCGCCTTCGGCACCTCGGGCGAAGGCTTCCTGCGCTGCTGCTACGCGACCGGCTTCGATGACCTGAAGCTGGCGATGGACAAGATGGAGCGCTTCGTCGGGCGACTCTAA
- a CDS encoding CAAX prenyl protease-related protein gives MDGNPDRTPASSLRIQDSDAWIRAQIVPFGVFMGFLLLLQVFASLFGWSHPAAPWWRHWPEQWIYPLQTLVTLVLLARWWKYYEFRWSWKWSIAGVIFGAVGIGFWLLPTVMYDRLGLTGETTGWQKWLGLASRTKGFNPAEAFGDGTPAFWAALVMRFVRAVVVVALVEEILWRAFMMRFVVDWEGDYWKRPFGEPSWKSYAIVTALFMVAHAPVDYAGAFVYGSLTYLLCIWSKNLGACVIMHGVANLLMGLFAIGYGKYGLW, from the coding sequence ATGGACGGAAATCCTGATCGGACCCCGGCCTCCTCCCTTCGGATTCAAGATTCCGACGCTTGGATCCGTGCCCAGATCGTGCCCTTCGGCGTGTTCATGGGGTTCCTGCTGTTGTTGCAGGTCTTCGCCAGCCTGTTCGGCTGGTCGCATCCTGCGGCGCCATGGTGGCGGCATTGGCCGGAGCAGTGGATCTATCCGCTGCAAACGCTGGTGACGCTGGTACTGCTGGCACGCTGGTGGAAGTACTATGAATTCCGTTGGTCGTGGAAGTGGTCCATTGCCGGCGTGATCTTTGGCGCGGTGGGCATTGGCTTCTGGCTGCTGCCGACCGTGATGTATGACCGCCTCGGGCTGACCGGCGAAACGACGGGCTGGCAGAAATGGCTTGGGCTCGCGTCCCGGACCAAGGGCTTCAATCCCGCCGAAGCCTTCGGCGATGGCACGCCTGCCTTTTGGGCGGCACTGGTGATGCGCTTCGTCCGCGCGGTCGTAGTGGTGGCACTGGTTGAGGAGATCCTGTGGCGCGCTTTCATGATGCGCTTCGTAGTGGATTGGGAAGGGGACTACTGGAAGCGGCCCTTCGGCGAGCCGTCGTGGAAGTCCTATGCCATCGTTACCGCCTTGTTCATGGTGGCCCACGCACCGGTCGATTACGCCGGGGCCTTCGTCTATGGCTCGCTGACCTACCTGCTCTGCATCTGGAGCAAGAATCTCGGTGCCTGCGTGATCATGCATGGCGTGGCGAACCTGCTGATGGGGTTGTTTGCGATCGGCTACGGGAAATACGGGCTGTGGTGA